One part of the Methylobacterium terrae genome encodes these proteins:
- a CDS encoding LrgB family protein yields MTGDFALWVFLSRTPLLWLTVTLTAYVVADRVSAATGRHPLANPVLHAIWMVGLVLVVTRTPYAVYFEGAQFVHFLLGPATVALAIPLYEHRKTVTRVLVPMLAALVVGSTVALATGIGTAKLLGVPDSILIALAPKSVTASVAMGITSALGGDPTLTAVLVILTGILGAIMVTPLLDRLGIRDYRARGFAAGLAAHGIGTARAFQVSEVAGTFAGIAMGLNAFLTAVLVPLALALLR; encoded by the coding sequence GTGACCGGGGATTTCGCCCTCTGGGTGTTCCTGTCGCGCACGCCGCTCCTGTGGCTCACCGTGACGCTCACCGCCTACGTCGTCGCCGACCGGGTGTCGGCCGCCACCGGCCGCCACCCGCTCGCGAACCCCGTGCTGCACGCGATCTGGATGGTCGGCCTCGTCCTGGTCGTCACCCGCACGCCCTACGCGGTGTATTTCGAGGGCGCGCAGTTCGTGCACTTCCTGCTCGGTCCCGCCACGGTCGCCCTGGCGATCCCGCTCTACGAGCACCGCAAGACCGTGACCCGGGTGCTGGTGCCGATGCTGGCGGCCCTCGTGGTCGGCTCCACGGTGGCGCTCGCCACCGGCATCGGCACCGCGAAGCTGCTGGGCGTGCCGGATTCGATCCTGATCGCGCTCGCGCCGAAATCCGTCACCGCCAGCGTCGCCATGGGCATCACCTCGGCGCTGGGCGGCGATCCGACGCTGACCGCCGTGCTGGTCATCCTCACCGGCATCCTCGGCGCCATCATGGTGACGCCGCTCCTCGACCGCCTCGGCATCCGGGATTACCGCGCCCGCGGCTTCGCGGCGGGCCTCGCCGCCCACGGCATCGGCACCGCCCGCGCCTTCCAGGTCAGCGAGGTCGCCGGCACCTTCGCGGGCATCGCGATGGGGCTCAACGCCTTCCTGACCGCGGTGCTGGTGCCGCTGGCGCTGGCGTTGCTGCGCTAG
- a CDS encoding CidA/LrgA family protein, with protein MILSLTLLLLCQLAGEILARTFALPVPGPVVGMALLLGVLALRDRRPGGLPAPLVDGTLERTGKGLLAHLSLLFVPAGAGVIGRLDVLAAHGVALAVALVVSTALALVATVSTFSYVARRVGR; from the coding sequence ATGATCCTCAGCCTGACCCTGCTGCTGCTGTGCCAGCTCGCCGGCGAGATCCTGGCTCGGACCTTCGCGCTCCCCGTCCCGGGCCCGGTCGTCGGCATGGCGCTCCTCCTCGGGGTGCTCGCCCTGCGCGACCGGCGCCCCGGCGGCCTTCCGGCTCCCCTCGTCGACGGCACGCTCGAGCGCACCGGCAAGGGGCTGCTCGCCCACCTGTCGCTGCTGTTCGTGCCGGCGGGCGCGGGCGTGATCGGCCGGCTCGACGTCCTGGCCGCCCACGGCGTCGCCCTCGCGGTGGCGCTGGTGGTCTCGACGGCGCTCGCCCTCGTCGCCACCGTCTCCACTTTCTCGTACGTCGCCAGACGGGTCGGGCGATGA
- a CDS encoding glutamine amidotransferase, translating into MVSPFAIPQPGRRPVLLILHQEQSTPGRLGRLFQERGHPLDIRRPRFGDPLPETLRDHAGAVIFGGPMSANDGDAFVRQEIDWIRVPLREGRPFLGLCLGAQMLAKCLGATVCAHPEGRAEIGYYPLLPTAAGRDFAGEIGQPWPSHVYHWHREGFTCPSGADTLATGDDFPTQAIRVGPSAFGLQFHPEVTHAMICRWTVRAAERLRLPGAQDRARQIEGRLMHDGRVAAWLDAFLDHWLAGAGTGEGAGALAAS; encoded by the coding sequence ATGGTGAGCCCCTTCGCGATCCCGCAGCCCGGGCGCAGGCCGGTGCTGCTGATCCTGCACCAGGAGCAATCGACCCCCGGCCGCCTCGGCCGGCTGTTCCAGGAGCGCGGCCATCCCCTCGACATCCGCCGTCCCCGCTTCGGCGATCCCTTGCCGGAGACGCTGCGCGACCATGCCGGCGCGGTGATCTTCGGCGGGCCGATGAGCGCCAACGACGGCGACGCCTTCGTGCGCCAGGAGATCGACTGGATCCGGGTCCCCTTGCGCGAGGGGCGGCCGTTCCTCGGCCTGTGCCTCGGCGCGCAGATGCTGGCGAAGTGCCTCGGCGCCACGGTCTGCGCCCATCCGGAGGGCCGGGCCGAGATCGGTTACTATCCCCTGCTGCCGACCGCGGCGGGGCGGGACTTCGCCGGCGAGATCGGCCAGCCCTGGCCCTCCCACGTCTACCACTGGCACCGCGAGGGCTTCACCTGCCCGTCCGGGGCCGACACGCTCGCCACCGGCGACGACTTCCCGACCCAGGCGATCCGGGTCGGGCCCTCGGCTTTCGGCCTCCAGTTCCACCCGGAGGTCACCCACGCCATGATCTGCCGCTGGACCGTGCGGGCCGCCGAGCGCCTGCGCCTGCCCGGCGCGCAGGACCGGGCGCGGCAGATCGAGGGCCGGCTGATGCATGACGGCCGCGTCGCGGCCTGGCTCGACGCCTTCCTCGACCACTGGCTCGCCGGAGCCGGGACGGGGGAGGGCGCGGGGGCGCTCGCGGCGTCATGA
- a CDS encoding TerB family tellurite resistance protein, with protein sequence MPLIARLRAYATEMFGAPASPPDAADEQHLAAAALLVHVARVDGTLAAVERDRLARLLTHRFAATEAGAKALIERAIDFDDATRDVAELVEMIGRDVPEEERRGLLGLAWAVAAADGQVHEFEDDLVWRVGQLLGFDDAAITATRAVALAGLPTPHVPAR encoded by the coding sequence ATGCCCCTGATCGCCCGCCTTCGCGCCTACGCCACCGAGATGTTCGGCGCGCCCGCCTCGCCGCCCGACGCCGCCGACGAGCAGCACCTCGCCGCCGCGGCCCTGCTCGTCCACGTGGCGCGGGTCGACGGTACCCTCGCGGCGGTGGAGCGCGATCGCCTCGCCCGCCTGCTGACCCACCGCTTCGCGGCCACCGAGGCCGGGGCGAAGGCCCTGATCGAGCGCGCGATCGACTTCGACGACGCGACCCGCGACGTGGCCGAACTCGTCGAGATGATCGGCCGCGACGTGCCGGAGGAGGAGCGGCGCGGGTTGCTCGGCCTCGCCTGGGCGGTCGCGGCCGCCGACGGGCAGGTGCACGAGTTCGAGGACGACCTCGTCTGGCGCGTCGGCCAGCTCCTCGGCTTCGACGACGCCGCGATCACCGCCACCCGGGCGGTCGCCCTCGCGGGGCTGCCGACGCCGCACGTGCCGGCCCGGTAA